In Chlamydia sp., the following are encoded in one genomic region:
- a CDS encoding DUF2764 domain-containing protein, translating to MNQYYFLSSFLPPQQPESPPLYSLQEINDLLALNFAERDWKSYVILRHFFDLENFAFFWTGRPISFSLGTVTSNNVESLLRLQMWSDEWEFEDFFKDFLLRYKTSQERLASFSELVRGFLDHYQNCSSKFLRTYFCFKRDLRIILAGFRARVMQKDVSFVLRDEDSSNPVVLHVLMQKDSPNYELPDEFFELKDVLGDYGRLPHMLNQTLSLYEFHKIEEMARDNYFNADAILSRVTTYLMAIRNSWANVQKGKELINLMEKGIKW from the coding sequence ATGAATCAGTATTATTTTTTATCTTCTTTTCTTCCTCCTCAACAACCGGAATCTCCCCCTCTTTATTCACTTCAAGAGATTAATGATTTATTGGCGCTTAACTTTGCGGAGCGTGATTGGAAATCTTATGTGATACTACGGCATTTTTTTGATCTAGAAAATTTTGCTTTTTTTTGGACAGGAAGACCCATCTCATTTTCTTTAGGAACAGTCACAAGTAATAATGTAGAGTCTTTATTACGGCTACAGATGTGGTCAGATGAGTGGGAATTTGAAGATTTCTTTAAAGATTTTTTATTGCGTTATAAAACTTCTCAAGAGCGCTTAGCTAGTTTCTCAGAACTAGTCAGGGGTTTTCTTGATCATTATCAAAATTGTTCTTCAAAATTTCTTAGAACGTACTTTTGTTTTAAGCGAGATTTGCGAATTATTTTAGCTGGTTTTCGAGCTAGAGTAATGCAGAAGGATGTGTCTTTTGTCCTTAGAGATGAAGATAGTTCGAATCCTGTTGTCTTGCATGTATTGATGCAAAAAGATTCTCCAAATTATGAGCTTCCCGATGAATTTTTTGAGCTGAAAGATGTTTTAGGAGATTATGGACGTCTTCCGCACATGTTAAATCAGACTCTTTCTCTTTATGAGTTTCATAAAATAGAAGAGATGGCGCGAGACAACTATTTTAATGCAGATGCGATTCTTTCTCGAGTAACCACATATTTAATGGCTATTCGTAATAGTTGGGCAAATGTTCAGAAAGGGAAAGAATTGATTAATTTGATGGAGAAAGGAATCAAATGGTAG
- a CDS encoding V-type ATP synthase subunit A, whose product MVATSKQTTQGYVVEAYGNLLRVHFDGHVRQGEVAYVSVDDTWLKAEIIEVVGDEVKIQVFEETQGISRGALVTFSGHLLEAELGPGLLQGIFDGLQNRLEVLADASLFLKRGEYVNAICRETVWTYTQKAAVGDVLSRGDVLGTVKEGRFDHKIMVPFSCFEEVIITWVISSGNYTVDTVIAKGRTAAGMELEFTMVQKWPIKQAFLEGEKVPSHEIMDVGLRVLDTQIPVLKGGTFCTPGPFGAGKTVLQHHLSKYAAVDIVVLCACGERAGEVVEILQEFPHLTDPHTGQSLMHRTCIICNTSSMPVAARESSIYLGITIAEYYRQMGLHVLLLADSTSRWAQALREISGRLEEIPGEEAFPAYLASRIAAFYERGGAVKMKDGSEGSLTICGAVSPAGGNFEEPVTQATLSVVGAFCGLSKARADARRYPSIDPMISWSKYLDSVAGILETKVPGWGDSVKKASRFLEEGAEIGKRIEVVGEEGISMEDIEIFLKSELYDFCYLQQNAFDAEDCYCPFDRQIKLFSLMSYIFDSRFCFDCPDNARSFFLELQGKIKTLNGQKFLSEEYQKGLEVIYKLLESKMVQTA is encoded by the coding sequence ATGGTAGCAACTTCAAAACAAACGACGCAGGGTTATGTCGTAGAGGCTTACGGGAATTTATTGCGAGTACATTTTGATGGGCACGTGCGTCAGGGAGAAGTGGCCTATGTAAGTGTGGACGATACGTGGTTAAAAGCAGAAATTATCGAAGTCGTTGGAGATGAAGTCAAAATTCAAGTTTTTGAGGAAACTCAAGGCATTTCTCGTGGTGCTTTAGTAACTTTTTCTGGACATTTGTTAGAAGCTGAATTGGGTCCGGGCCTTTTGCAAGGAATTTTTGATGGTTTGCAGAATCGTTTAGAAGTATTAGCAGACGCAAGTTTATTCCTGAAAAGAGGAGAGTATGTCAATGCTATTTGTCGGGAAACTGTATGGACCTATACACAAAAAGCCGCAGTAGGGGATGTTCTTTCTCGAGGAGATGTGCTTGGAACAGTAAAGGAAGGCCGTTTTGATCATAAAATCATGGTTCCCTTCTCGTGTTTTGAGGAAGTAATTATAACATGGGTGATCTCTTCAGGAAATTATACGGTTGATACCGTTATTGCTAAAGGACGCACCGCAGCAGGTATGGAACTTGAGTTTACAATGGTTCAAAAATGGCCCATTAAGCAAGCTTTTTTAGAAGGAGAGAAGGTTCCGTCTCATGAGATTATGGATGTCGGTTTGCGAGTATTAGATACGCAGATACCTGTTCTTAAAGGGGGGACTTTCTGCACTCCTGGTCCTTTTGGTGCAGGAAAGACGGTGTTGCAGCACCATTTGTCGAAGTATGCAGCTGTAGATATAGTAGTTTTGTGTGCTTGTGGAGAACGTGCGGGAGAAGTTGTAGAAATTTTGCAAGAATTTCCACATTTAACAGATCCTCATACCGGTCAATCTTTAATGCATAGGACTTGTATTATTTGTAATACATCTTCCATGCCGGTAGCAGCTAGAGAATCTTCTATTTATCTAGGGATTACAATTGCAGAGTACTATCGTCAGATGGGGTTACATGTTTTGTTGCTAGCAGATTCAACATCCAGATGGGCCCAAGCTTTAAGGGAGATTTCAGGGCGATTGGAGGAAATCCCTGGTGAAGAAGCTTTCCCAGCTTATTTAGCATCTCGAATAGCGGCTTTTTATGAGCGTGGTGGGGCTGTAAAAATGAAAGATGGATCAGAAGGATCTCTCACTATTTGTGGAGCAGTTTCTCCTGCAGGAGGAAATTTTGAAGAGCCTGTTACACAAGCAACTTTATCTGTTGTCGGAGCTTTCTGCGGTCTTTCGAAGGCTCGTGCGGATGCTAGAAGATATCCTTCTATTGATCCAATGATTTCTTGGTCTAAGTATTTAGATTCTGTAGCAGGAATTTTGGAAACAAAAGTTCCAGGATGGGGAGATTCTGTTAAAAAAGCATCTCGATTTTTAGAAGAAGGGGCTGAAATTGGTAAGAGAATAGAAGTTGTCGGAGAAGAGGGGATTTCTATGGAAGATATAGAAATCTTTTTGAAATCGGAGTTATATGATTTCTGTTACTTACAGCAAAACGCTTTTGATGCAGAGGACTGTTATTGTCCTTTCGATCGTCAAATTAAGCTCTTTTCTTTGATGAGCTATATTTTTGACTCTAGATTCTGTTTTGATTGCCCGGATAATGCCCGCAGTTTCTTTTTAGAGCTTCAAGGTAAAATTAAGACGCTGAATGGTCAAAAATTCCTCTCTGAAGAATATCAGAAAGGTCTAGAAGTGATCTATAAATTATTAGAAAGCAAAATGGTACAGACGGCGTAG
- a CDS encoding V-type ATP synthase subunit B translates to MQTIYTRITDIKGNLITVEAEGASLGELVQIERADGRSSYASVLRFDAKKVTLQVFGGTSGLSTGDKVVFLGRPMEVIYGDSLLGRRFNGIGKPIDNEDVCFGEPIPITTPSFNPVCRIVPREMVRTNIPMIDMFNCLVKSQKIPIFSSSGENHNALLMRIAAQTDADVVIIGGMGLTFVDYSFFVEESQHLGFADKCVMFIHKAVDAPVECVLIPDMALACAERFALEQKKNVLVLLTDMTAFADALKEIAITMDQIPANRGYPGSLYSDLAVRYEKAVDIAQGGSITLIGVTTMPGDDITHPVPDNTGFITEGQFYLKDNRIDPFGSLSRLKQLVIGKKTREDHGDLANALIRLYADSRKSAERMSMGFKLSNWDKKLLAFSDLFETRLMSLEVNIPLEEALDIGWKILAQSFHSEEVGIKEQLVQKYWPKACLHK, encoded by the coding sequence ATGCAAACGATATATACAAGAATTACGGATATCAAGGGAAACTTGATTACTGTAGAGGCTGAAGGAGCTTCTTTGGGAGAGTTAGTGCAGATTGAACGAGCAGATGGACGCTCGTCTTATGCTTCTGTTTTGCGTTTTGATGCTAAAAAAGTGACTCTTCAAGTATTTGGGGGTACTTCTGGATTATCTACCGGAGACAAGGTCGTCTTCTTAGGAAGACCTATGGAAGTTATTTATGGCGATTCCTTATTAGGAAGACGTTTTAATGGAATTGGAAAACCTATTGATAATGAAGATGTTTGCTTTGGAGAGCCTATACCAATTACGACGCCTTCGTTTAATCCTGTTTGTCGAATTGTCCCTAGAGAAATGGTACGTACGAACATACCAATGATTGATATGTTCAATTGCTTAGTGAAGTCTCAAAAAATACCTATTTTTTCTTCCTCTGGAGAGAATCATAATGCGTTGTTGATGCGTATTGCTGCCCAGACTGATGCTGATGTTGTGATCATTGGGGGAATGGGACTGACGTTTGTAGATTATAGTTTTTTCGTTGAAGAGTCCCAACATTTAGGATTTGCTGATAAATGTGTAATGTTCATTCATAAGGCAGTAGATGCTCCTGTTGAATGTGTGTTAATTCCAGATATGGCTTTAGCTTGTGCTGAGCGTTTTGCTTTGGAGCAAAAGAAAAATGTTTTAGTGTTATTAACCGACATGACTGCTTTTGCAGATGCATTGAAAGAGATTGCCATCACGATGGATCAAATTCCTGCGAATAGAGGATATCCAGGTTCTTTGTATTCCGATCTTGCTGTGCGTTATGAAAAAGCTGTGGATATAGCTCAAGGTGGATCTATCACTTTGATCGGTGTAACCACAATGCCTGGGGATGATATTACACACCCTGTTCCTGATAATACTGGTTTTATTACAGAAGGACAGTTTTATTTGAAAGATAATCGAATAGATCCTTTTGGTTCATTATCTCGATTGAAACAGTTGGTTATCGGTAAAAAAACTCGAGAGGATCATGGGGATTTAGCAAATGCTTTGATTCGTCTTTATGCAGACTCTAGAAAATCTGCGGAGCGAATGTCTATGGGGTTCAAGCTTTCTAATTGGGATAAAAAATTATTGGCTTTCTCCGATCTCTTTGAGACCCGGTTAATGAGCTTAGAAGTGAATATTCCTCTTGAAGAAGCGTTGGATATTGGGTGGAAAATTTTAGCTCAAAGCTTTCACTCCGAAGAAGTTGGAATTAAAGAGCAGTTGGTGCAGAAATATTGGCCTAAAGCATGTCTTCACAAATAA
- a CDS encoding V-type ATP synthase subunit D, with protein sequence MSSQIKLTKNSYREEKQKLNLLGMYLPTLKLKKALLQAEVQSAMRAATESLAANEQARDRMYAFAELFSIPLYTDAVEQCFSIDILEKDVENIAGVEVPLLKRVVLTSPEYSLLDTPIWIDSLIASAKEYVLSKIHAENAQERLLLLEEELRRVSIRVNLFEKKLIPTTSETIKKIAIFLSDRSITDVGQMKMAKKKIQQHKE encoded by the coding sequence ATGTCTTCACAAATAAAATTAACAAAAAATTCTTATCGGGAAGAAAAACAGAAGCTTAATCTATTAGGGATGTACTTGCCCACATTAAAATTAAAAAAAGCTTTATTACAAGCTGAAGTACAGTCTGCGATGCGTGCTGCTACAGAAAGCCTGGCTGCTAACGAACAGGCTCGAGATAGAATGTATGCTTTTGCAGAACTTTTCAGTATACCTCTATACACAGATGCTGTGGAGCAATGTTTCTCTATTGATATTCTTGAAAAAGATGTGGAGAATATTGCTGGAGTCGAAGTGCCTCTATTGAAGCGAGTTGTGTTAACGTCTCCAGAGTATTCTTTGCTAGATACTCCTATTTGGATAGATTCTCTTATTGCATCTGCAAAAGAGTATGTTTTGAGCAAGATTCATGCTGAAAACGCTCAAGAAAGGCTTCTTCTTTTAGAAGAAGAGCTTCGACGTGTTTCTATTCGGGTTAATCTTTTCGAGAAAAAACTGATACCTACAACTTCGGAAACAATCAAAAAGATAGCCATTTTCTTAAGTGATAGAAGTATTACAGACGTAGGGCAAATGAAAATGGCAAAGAAAAAAATTCAGCAGCATAAGGAGTAG
- a CDS encoding V-type ATP synthase subunit I yields MRVDVDKYLFIGRKKSEFFSACREIGAVEFLAKSKLKDSENVRRLSEGLKVLNALTKEYSPTDLVSDRSGYLTTEQLLQEIFEINQEITSITESLKALGKEIVRVKPLGNFSSEEIRELTLKTGLALRFFYKKHIEGDSLEVKEDNVFYLTTAYNYDYYVVVGIVSLSKDVFTEMEAPCSVNELREEEVRLQAILRKKRARVCELHAYREELLEALCEQCNEQNLQHAEAGADDLFGDKAFSAVGWVVVDRLVEVQELCDRLGVHLERVQPDPNEVVPTHLENHGLGALGESLVNIYDTPASTDKDPSLWVFLSFFVFFSMIINDAGYGLIFLATSLFLSIKARKQIKCSVALKRFFKMCTILGIGCIFWGGATTSFFGISVSYTSPFREYSLTHFLALKKASYYLTERPKGYKELVHDYPVLKDKTTPKEFLLAQGTSSGDSVYKAIVYDKFIDNILMEIALLVGVIHLSLGMLRYCRQRYSAIGWVVFMCGAYMYLPIYLQAVSLIHYALHLPYELGGQIGYYIAFVGLGGAVLGGVIQRGLRGFDEVTAVIQVFSDVLSYLRLYALSLAGAMVGNTVMVMSERFPPVVGVLIIIFGHTVNIALSIMGGVIHGLRLNFIEWYHYSFDGGGRLLQPLKRVICHKSQGI; encoded by the coding sequence ATGCGCGTAGACGTAGATAAATATCTATTCATTGGACGTAAAAAGTCTGAATTTTTCTCTGCATGTAGAGAGATTGGAGCTGTCGAATTTTTGGCAAAAAGTAAACTTAAGGATTCAGAAAACGTTCGTAGGCTTTCTGAAGGATTAAAGGTATTAAATGCGTTAACAAAGGAGTATTCTCCAACGGATTTAGTATCGGACAGATCTGGATATCTGACAACGGAACAGCTTCTTCAGGAAATTTTTGAGATTAATCAAGAGATCACGTCCATCACAGAGTCTTTGAAAGCTTTGGGCAAAGAGATTGTTCGTGTCAAACCTTTAGGGAATTTCTCTTCAGAAGAGATTCGTGAGTTGACGTTGAAAACGGGTTTAGCTCTTCGATTTTTCTATAAGAAGCATATAGAGGGAGATTCTTTAGAGGTTAAGGAGGATAACGTTTTTTATCTAACAACGGCATATAACTACGATTACTATGTAGTTGTTGGTATTGTCTCATTATCCAAGGATGTTTTTACAGAGATGGAAGCTCCATGCTCTGTCAATGAGTTGCGAGAAGAAGAAGTTCGGCTTCAGGCTATTTTGCGCAAAAAGAGGGCTCGTGTTTGTGAGTTGCATGCGTATCGAGAGGAATTGTTAGAAGCTTTATGTGAACAATGCAATGAGCAAAACTTGCAACACGCGGAGGCAGGTGCTGATGATTTATTTGGGGACAAAGCATTTAGTGCTGTGGGATGGGTTGTTGTAGATCGTTTGGTTGAAGTCCAGGAGCTTTGTGATCGTTTAGGTGTTCATCTAGAGCGGGTACAGCCTGATCCGAATGAAGTGGTTCCTACACATTTGGAGAATCATGGGCTAGGAGCTTTAGGGGAATCTTTGGTTAATATTTATGATACCCCGGCTTCTACGGATAAGGATCCTTCTTTATGGGTCTTTTTGTCCTTTTTTGTGTTTTTCTCAATGATTATTAATGATGCGGGATATGGATTAATTTTTTTAGCAACATCGTTGTTTTTGTCTATTAAGGCTCGGAAGCAGATAAAGTGTTCTGTCGCATTAAAACGTTTTTTTAAAATGTGTACGATATTAGGGATCGGATGCATTTTTTGGGGAGGAGCTACAACTTCTTTTTTTGGTATTTCGGTTAGCTACACTAGCCCTTTTCGGGAATATTCTTTAACACATTTTCTTGCTTTGAAAAAGGCTAGTTACTATTTGACGGAACGTCCTAAAGGCTATAAAGAACTTGTTCATGATTATCCTGTACTTAAAGACAAAACAACTCCTAAAGAGTTTCTTCTTGCTCAAGGGACGAGCAGTGGAGATTCTGTATATAAAGCTATTGTTTATGACAAGTTTATAGATAATATTTTAATGGAAATTGCGTTGCTAGTGGGTGTAATACATCTGTCTTTAGGGATGCTACGCTACTGCAGACAAAGATATTCTGCTATAGGGTGGGTAGTTTTCATGTGCGGCGCCTATATGTATCTTCCTATCTATTTGCAAGCTGTTTCTCTGATTCACTATGCCCTACATCTTCCTTATGAATTAGGGGGACAAATAGGATATTACATAGCATTTGTAGGCTTAGGGGGTGCTGTTTTAGGTGGAGTTATCCAAAGAGGATTACGGGGCTTTGATGAGGTAACAGCGGTTATTCAGGTGTTTTCGGATGTTTTATCTTATTTGCGATTATACGCGCTTAGCTTAGCGGGAGCTATGGTCGGGAACACTGTCATGGTAATGAGCGAAAGATTTCCCCCAGTAGTAGGGGTTTTGATAATTATCTTCGGACACACAGTAAACATTGCACTTTCTATTATGGGAGGAGTGATTCATGGTTTGCGTCTCAATTTCATAGAGTGGTATCACTATAGTTTTGATGGAGGAGGAAGGCTTCTCCAGCCATTGAAAAGAGTGATTTGTCATAAATCTCAAGGCATTTGA
- a CDS encoding ATP synthase subunit C — translation MIDISVVGPVLAMALAMIGSAIGCGMAGVASHAVMSRIDEGHGKIIGLSAMPSSQSIYGLIFMLLLNDAIKDGKVSAVSGIVMGVAVGSALLLSAFMQGKCCVSAIQAYARSSAIYGKSFASIGIVESFALFAFVFALLLF, via the coding sequence ATGATAGATATATCGGTAGTAGGCCCTGTATTAGCTATGGCCTTGGCAATGATTGGTAGTGCTATTGGATGTGGGATGGCTGGAGTGGCTTCTCATGCAGTCATGTCCCGAATTGATGAGGGGCATGGGAAGATTATTGGTTTATCTGCGATGCCTTCGTCCCAATCTATTTATGGATTGATTTTTATGTTGTTGTTGAACGATGCCATCAAGGATGGAAAGGTCTCAGCTGTTAGTGGTATTGTTATGGGTGTAGCTGTGGGATCTGCTTTACTGCTTTCTGCTTTTATGCAAGGGAAGTGTTGTGTGAGTGCTATTCAGGCATATGCACGTTCTTCTGCCATATATGGTAAATCTTTTGCTTCAATTGGGATTGTTGAGTCTTTTGCGTTATTTGCTTTCGTTTTTGCATTGTTGTTATTCTAA